TGTAATATGTTTTTCACCCCATGCACAGAGCAAATCCAGAATTCCGCTCAAACTCATGCCGTAATCGCTCAGCTCATATTCCACTTTTGGCGGTACCTGGTTATGGATAATGCGGTTGATCACACCATCTTCCTCCAGCTCCCGCAGCTGCTGAGTCAGCATTTTTTGCGTGATATGAGGCATGAGACGCTTCAACTCGCTTGTTCGTTTACGACCATGGGTCAGGTGACACAGGATCACACATTTCCACTTGCCTCCGATGACTTCCAATGTCGCTTCTACTGCTATGTTGTATTTCTTCGCCTGCATAAACATCCTCCCATTCTTATGGGCACTAAAAAGTACCTAGGGTACTGACAGGTGCCTACATTACAAAAAAGTACGTTCTTCACACAATAAATGATATAGATCATAATAGCATTTGCCAGCTGGATTACACCATACTCAATATTTTTACATTATACAAGCAAGACATTGGACAGGAGGAAATTATCCATCATGGTTTTAGATAAAAAAAGTAGCATGCTTGCGCTGCTGGCGCTTGCCGTTAGTGCCTTTGCTATTGGTACTACAGAGTTTATAAGCGTGGGGTTACTTCCGCTGATTGCGGAAGATATGAATATTTCAGTGACCACTGCAGGATTAACCGTTTCGATGTATGCACTCGGCGTTACCTTCGGTGCACCGATATTAACATCTTTAACTTCAAGGATGTCCAGAAAATCATTGCTGCTGTGGATTATGATCATTTTTATCATAGGAAACAGCGTGGCAGCCAGTGCATCATCCATTGGCATTCTGCTTGCTGCACGCGTACTCTCCGCCTTCTCCCATGGCGTATTTATGTCGATCGGTTCGATCATTGCAGCAAGCGTAGTACCAGAGAACCGGAGAGCATCTGCTATCTCCTTTATGTTCACGGGCCTTACGGTAGCTACGGTTACGGGTGTGCCGCTTGGAACATTTATCGGTCAGCAGTGGGGATGGAGACTAGCATTTGTCGCCATAATTGTGGTCGGTATTGTTGCATTTATCGCGAACTGTATACTTGTGCCTTCGGAATTGCCCAAAGGGGAGCGCACTTCATTCCGAGATCAGGTCAAGTTGGTGACGAATGGCAGACTGCTGCTTATGTTCCTGATCACCGCATTAGGTTATGGAGGGACCTTTGTTGTCTTCACTTATTTATCTCCATTGCTACAAGATATAACCGGCTTTAAGGAAACCACGGTGGCCGTTATTCTGCTTGTGTATGGGATTGCCATCGCTGTCGGTAATGTTATCGGCGGGAAGGCAGCCAACCGGAATCCGCTCAAAGCTCTGCTCTATATGTTTATTGCCCAAGCGCTGGTGCTGTTCATTCTTACGTTTACGGCACCATTTAAAGTGGCCGGTTTAATCACGATAATCCTAATGGGTTTTCTCGCTTTCATGAATGTGCCGGGATTGCAGGTATATGTCGTTATGCTGGCTGAGCGGTTTGTCCCGAGCGCCGTGGATATTGCTTCAGCGATCAATATTGCCGCGTTCAATGCCGGTATTGCCATCGGTGCTTTCCTTGGCGGCTTGATCACGAATTCGATGGGCATGATTCATACGGCATGGATCGGAGCATTGATGGTACTAGGTGCTGTCGTGCTCACGG
Above is a window of Paenibacillus uliginis N3/975 DNA encoding:
- a CDS encoding MFS transporter; this encodes MVLDKKSSMLALLALAVSAFAIGTTEFISVGLLPLIAEDMNISVTTAGLTVSMYALGVTFGAPILTSLTSRMSRKSLLLWIMIIFIIGNSVAASASSIGILLAARVLSAFSHGVFMSIGSIIAASVVPENRRASAISFMFTGLTVATVTGVPLGTFIGQQWGWRLAFVAIIVVGIVAFIANCILVPSELPKGERTSFRDQVKLVTNGRLLLMFLITALGYGGTFVVFTYLSPLLQDITGFKETTVAVILLVYGIAIAVGNVIGGKAANRNPLKALLYMFIAQALVLFILTFTAPFKVAGLITIILMGFLAFMNVPGLQVYVVMLAERFVPSAVDIASAINIAAFNAGIAIGAFLGGLITNSMGMIHTAWIGALMVLGAVVLTGWSLKLERKDQQEQQKQQEQAA
- a CDS encoding winged helix-turn-helix transcriptional regulator, with protein sequence MQAKKYNIAVEATLEVIGGKWKCVILCHLTHGRKRTSELKRLMPHITQKMLTQQLRELEEDGVINRIIHNQVPPKVEYELSDYGMSLSGILDLLCAWGEKHITKVYGDKFSVLEDNVLNDKLKVADEPSDVR